In one Alnus glutinosa chromosome 14, dhAlnGlut1.1, whole genome shotgun sequence genomic region, the following are encoded:
- the LOC133857485 gene encoding receptor-like protein kinase 5 produces MRKTTLLPLIQFSFYTISFLLLLFSHANSELNDQEQAVLLNLKKHWQNPQPLGHWTTSNSSSHCSWPEINCTDGSVTRLSLQNMNITGTVPPFMCDLKNLTTLDLSYNCITSNEFPRALYKCSNLQYLDLSQNYFAGTVPDNIHLMAQLRLLNLGANSFSGNIPASIGRLTELRSLQLFACQFNGSFPPEIGNLSNLEQLKLAYMTRITTMLPSEFTRLNKLKYLWVAGSNLVGEIPDMIGEMAALEHLDLSKNNLRGKIPSGLFMLKNLSKVFLYKNKLSGEIPRVVGALNIEVVDLSENHLTGTIPDDFGRLTKLSGLSLFLNQLSEKIPDSIGRLPGLINLKLFDNNLSGTMSSDFGRYSMLEEFLVSSNWLTGQLPQHLGDNGRLVRVVAFNNNLSGELPQSLGNCGNLISLRVHNNRFSGNVPSGLWTLFNLSILMLSNNSFTGELPERVSRNLSRLEINHNKFSGKIPAGVSSWRNLVHLEASNNLLNGTIPRELTALPLLITLFLDQNQLSGSLPSDFLSWKSLNMLNLRRNAISGQIPEAFGSLPGLIVLDLSENQLFGEIPSELGLLKLTSLNLSSNHLTGRIPSEFENDAYANSFLNNPRLCANRPSLNIAKCNSKPQNSSKISSKLLAWIIVLPAAFLGLVASLLVIRIYRKRKHVLDLTWELTSFQTLNFTESDILSRLIDNNVIGSGGSGKVYRVAINPSGEIVAVKKIWNKKKLEQKLEKEFLAEVKILSSIRHSNIVKLLCCISSDNSKLLVYEYLENRSLDLWLHRKSGASTVSGSVHNDVLDWPKRMKVAVGAAQGLSYMHHDYSPPIVHRDLKSSNILLDSEFNAKIADFGLAKMMIKQGESATMSAVVGSFGYIAPEYAHTIRLNEKIDVYSFGVILLELATGRNASESDEHTSLVQWAWRQIQESKPIVDALDEEVKELCYLDEMCCVFQLGIICTDTLPSSRPSMKEVLKILLRCSQPLVSGFPSTCFFHPQEFKAREGIRK; encoded by the exons ATGAGGAAAACAACCTTATTACCGCTTATCCAGTTCTCTTTCTACACCATctccttcctcctcctcctcttcagTCATGCAAACTCTGAGCTCAATGATCAAGAACAAGCAGTCCTACTGAACCTAAAGAAACACTGGCAAAACCCACAGCCTCTCGGCCACTGGACCACGTCAAACTCCTCCTCCCACTGTTCTTGGCCGGAGATCAACTGCACCGATGGCTCAGTCACCAGACTATCCCTCCAAAACATGAATATCACCGGAACAGTCCCACCCTTCATGTGTGACCTCAAGAACCTCACAACGCTTGACCTTTCATACAACTGTATAACCTCTAATGAGTTCCCACGAGCCCTCTACAAATGCTCTAATCTCCAATATCTCGACCTCTCGCAGAATTACTTCGCCGGCACGGTCCCTGATAACATTCACCTCATGGCTCAGCTTCGCCTGCTCAACCTTGGAGCCAACAGCTTCTCCGGAAACATCCCAGCATCCATCGGGCGATTAACAGAGCTGAGGTCACTTCAGCTTTTTGCATGTCAGTTTAACGGTTCTTTCCCGCCAGAAATTGGCAACTTGTCCAATCTCGAACAACTAAAATTGGCCTATATGACGAGAATCACAACAATGTTGCCTTCGGAATTCACAAGGCTAAACAAACTGAAGTATCTTTGGGTGGCAGGCTCCAATTTGGTAGGAGAAATCCCAGACATGATTGGAGAAATGGCAGCACTGGAGCATTTGGATTTGTCGAAGAACAATTTGAGGGGGAAAATCCCGAGCGGTTTGTTTATGCTAAAGAATTTGAGTAAAGTGTTcctttacaaaaacaaattgtccGGAGAGATTCCTCGAGTGGTTGGGGCTTTAAATATAGAGGTTGTTGATCTCTCCGAGAATCATTTGACAGGAACAATACCCGATGATTTTGGAAGACTCACCAAATTGTCGGGTCTGAGTTTGTTTCTCAATCAATTATCTGAAAAAATTCCAGACAGCATAGGTCGTCTTCCGGGGCTGATAAATCTTAAACTGTTTGACAACAATTTATCAGGTACTATGTCTTCGGACTTTGGGCGATATTCTATGCTTGAAGAGTTTCTGGTGTCGTCCAATTGGCTTACTGGCCAGCTGCCACAACACTTGGGTGATAATGGAAGGTTGGTAAGAGTGGTAGCTTTCAACAACAACCTCAGTGGTGAACTGCCCCAATCGCTTGGAAATTGCGGCAATTTGATAAGTCTTAGAGTTCATAATAATAGGTTTTCTGGGAATGTTCCTAGTGGCCTATGGACATTATTCAATTTGAGCATCTTGATGTTAAGCAACAATTCATTTACAGGTGAGCTTCCCGAGAGAGTGTCACGGAATCTTTCTCGATTAGAGATCAATCATAACAAGTTTTCGGGTAAAATTCCAGCAGGAGTGTCTTCCTGGAGGAATTTGGTGCATCTCGAGGCCAGCAATAACCTCTTAAACGGTACAATTCCTCGAGAACTAACAGCTCTTCCTCTTTTAATAACTCTTTTTCTTGATCAGAATCAACTCTCAGGCTCCCTTCCATCAGATTTTTTATCATGGAAATCGCTAAATATGCTAAACCTTCGCCGAAATGCAATATCTGGACAAATTCCAGAGGCATTTGGTTCTTTACCAGGACTCATTGTTTTGGACCTCTCAGAAAACCAACTGTTTGGTGAAATTCCAAGCGAACTTGGCCTCCTGAAGCTCACTTCACTCAACCTCTCTTCGAATCATTTGACTGGGAGGATACCAAGTGAATTCGAAAATGATGCATATGCCAACAGCTTCTTGAACAATCCTCGTCTCTGTGCTAATAGGCCGTCACTTAACATTGCCAAATGCAATTCCAAACCccaaaattcaagcaaaatttcttccaaattacTTGCTTGGATTATAGTTTTACCAGCAGCTTTCCTGGGTTTGGTAGCTTCATTGCTTGTGATCAGAATTTATAGGAAGAGAAAGCATGTATTGGATTTGACGTGGGAGCTCACCTCATTCCAGACGCTGAATTTCACAGAATCTGACATTTTGTCTAGACTGATAGATAATAATGTGATTGGTAGCGGTGGATCGGGAAAGGTATATCGTGTTGCTATTAATCCATCTGGTGAAATTGTCGCTGTGAAGAAGATATGGAATAAGAaaaagctagaacagaagcttgaAAAAGAATTTCTGGCAGAAGTCAAAATACTGAGTTCAATTCGACATTCCAACATAGTGAAGTTGCTCTGTTGTATCTCCAGTGATAATTCAAAACTTCTTGTCTACGAGTATTTGGAAAACCGCAGCTTGGATCTATGGCTGCATAGGAAGAGTGGAGCATCAACTGTCTCGGGTTCAGTCCATAACGATGTCTTGGATTGGCCTAAGAGGATGAAGGTAGCAGTTGGGGCTGCCCAGGGGCTCTCCTATATGCACCACGACTACTCACCACCCATTGTTCATCGAGATCTcaagtcaagcaacatcctaTTAGATTCCGAGTTTAATGCAAAAATCGCCGATTTCGGTCTAGCCAAGATGATGATCAAGCAGGGAGAATCTGCTACAATGTCAGCTGTGGTTGGCTCTTTCGGCTACATAGCTCCAG AGTATGCTCACACGATACGACTAAATGAGAAGATtgatgtttatagctttggGGTCATCCTTTTGGAACTGGCAACTGGAAGAAATGCTAGTGAGAGTGACGAACACACATCACTTGTCCAATGGGCTTGGCGACAGATTCAGGAAAGCAAGCCTATAGTTGATGCCTTGGACGAGGAGGTCAAGGAGCTCTGTTACTTGGATGAAATGTGCTGTGTTTTCCAACTTGGAATCATTTGTACAGATACTCTGCCTTCTTCCAGACCCTCCATGAAAGAGGTTCTCAAAATTTTGCTCCGATGCAGCCAGCCACTTGTTTCTGGATTTCCGAGTACGTGCTTCTTCCATCCTCAGGAATTCAAAGCGCGAGAGGGTATTAGAAAATAA